In one Cygnus olor isolate bCygOlo1 chromosome 27, bCygOlo1.pri.v2, whole genome shotgun sequence genomic region, the following are encoded:
- the TCIM gene encoding transcriptional and immune response regulator, with translation MKARRSNTTSAMSTSLRVSPSVHGYRFDTALRKKAVANIFESIDEESLQKLFKHSGDKKAEERAKIILATDQDVEEKTRALMALKQRRKDKLLQFLKFRKYSIKVH, from the coding sequence ATGAAAGCAAGGAGAAGCAACACAACCTCAGCCATGTCCACATCCCTGAGAGTGAGCCCCTCGGTCCACGGCTACCGCTTCGACACAGCCCTGCGCAAGAAAGCCGTGGCCAATATCTTTGAGAGCATCGACGAAGAGTCGCTCCAGAAACTCTTCAAACACTCCGGAGAcaagaaggcagaggaaagagCCAAGATCATCCTCGCCACCGACCAGGACGTGGAGGAGAAAACAAGAGCACTAATGGCACTAAAGCAGAGGCGAAAAGACAAGCTCCTCCAGTTCCTGAAATTTCGGAAATACTCCATCAAAGTCCACTGA